One window of the Triticum dicoccoides isolate Atlit2015 ecotype Zavitan chromosome 3B, WEW_v2.0, whole genome shotgun sequence genome contains the following:
- the LOC119274755 gene encoding G-type lectin S-receptor-like serine/threonine-protein kinase At2g19130: protein MATVPLHIMLGFLLLLHATPPCSSASGDTLAAGQVLTVGDKLVSANGRFALGFFQFQPPSNTTVSKSMSNNTTSLSSDWYLGIWFNKIPVCTTVWVANREDPIIDPKPNLTQLKISSDGNLVIIHQGGVLWSALAVNKNRTRTSNMNATSVVLTNSGNLALTSSSGQPLWESFDYPTDVVLPGAKFGWNKVTGLNRRGISRKSIVDPGLGSYSIELETNGNGIVLQRRKPSVVYRVYAPETSEILKLLPRIQKILELDTRTKGSIIPHYVNTKEEEYYMYTSPNESSFSFLSVDISGQIKLNIWSQANQSWQVVFADPVDVCTPAATCGPFTVCDANAQPPCDCMENFSKKSPQHWAFGDRTHGCIRNTPLYCTSGKNTTTSTDMFHPIAKVTLPYNSQSVNLATTRSKCEESCLSSCTCTAYSYSNSNCSVWHGKLLAISLSDGLEISSEDILYLRLAAKDLPSLGKVKRKPNVGVVTAASISSFGLLMLMLLLIVWRKKLGWCGSPLYANQGPSGLIAFRYTDLAHATKNFSEHLGTGGFGSVYKGSLSDSTTIAVKRLDGARQGEKQFRAEVSSIGLIQHVNLVKLIGFCCQGDNRLLVYEHMFNGSLDGHLFKSNAVLNWDIRYQIVLGIARGLSYLHQSCRECIIHCDIKPENILLDASFFPKIADFGMAAFVGRNFSRVLTTFRGTVGYLAPEWLSGVAITPKVDVYSFGMVLFEIISGRRNLPEACTGSGDRVDYFPVQVISKLCGGDMQSLVDPQLHGDFDLKQAERVCKVALWCIQDDESDRPTMGEVVRVLEGLQEIDMLPMPKLLAAITGRPNGTSV from the coding sequence ATGGCCACGGTTCCCCTCCACATAATGCTCGGCTTTCTCCTCCTCTTGCACGCTACTCCTCCATGCTCCTCGGCAAGTGGCGATACTCTCGCGGCGGGCCAGGTGCTCACCGTCGGGGACAAGCTCGTCTCAGCAAACGGCAGGTTCGCGCTCGGCTTCTTCCAGTTCCAGCCACCAAGCAACACTACGGTTAGTAAGTCCATGTCCAACAACACCACCTCCCTCAGCTCCGACTGGTACCTTGGCATATGGTTCAACAAGATACCGGTTTGTACAACTGTGTGGGTCGCCAATAGGGAAGACCCAATCATCGACCCCAAACCCAACCTAACACAGCTCAAAATCTCAAGCGATGGCAACCTTGTCATCATACACCAGGGTGGTGTACTCTGGTCCGCTCTTGCTGTAAACAAGAATAGGACACGAACAAGCAACATGAACGCCACCAGTGTAGTCCTCACAAACAGTGGAAACCTAGCCCTCACATCATCATCTGGCCAACCATTGTGGGAAAGCTTCGACTACCCAACAGATGTTGTGCTCCCTGGCGCCAAATTTGGCTGGAATAAGGTCACCGGTTTGAACCGCCGGGGAATCTCGAGAAAGAGCATCGTTGATCCGGGGCTTGGCTCATATAGCATCGAGCTAGAAACCAATGGCAACGGGATAGTCCTCCAGCGCCGCAAACCCTCCGTTGTGTATCGGGTTTATGCGCCTGAGACATCAGAGATATTGAAACTTTTGCCGAGAATCCAAAAGATTCTGGAACTGGATACACGGACAAAAGGTTCGATTATCCCACATTATGTCAATACCAAAGAAGAGGAGTACTATATGTACACCTCACCCAATGAATCATCTTTCTCATTTCTCTCGGTAGACATCTCTGGTCAAATCAAGCTGAACATCTGGTCTCAAGCCAATCAATCTTGGCAAGTTGTATTTGCCGACCCTGTTGATGTCTGCACCCCAGCTGCAACCTGCGGACCTTTCACGGTATGCGACGCCAATGCGCAACCACCATGTGATTGCATGGAGAACTTCTCTAAGAAGTCGCCACAACATTGGGCGTTTGGTGATCGAACACATGGGTGCATCAGAAATACACCGCTATATTGCACCAGTGGCAAGAACACGACAACTTCAACAGACATGTTCCACCCCATTGCCAAAGTTACATTGCCCTACAACTCGCAAAGTGTAAACCTTGCTACCACTCGTAGTAAGTGTGAGGAATCTTGTCTCAGCTCGTGCACCTGCACGGCTTATTCCTATAGCAATAGCAATTGCTCTGTCTGGCATGGGAAACTGCTTGCTATAAGTCTCAGTGATGGCCTTGAAATTAGTTCTGAAGATATTCTTTACCTGCGCCTTGCCGCCAAAGATCTGCCAAGTTTGGGAAAAGTCAAAAGAAAACCAAATGTTGGAGTTGTTACTGCTGCAAGCATTAGCAGTTTTGGGTTACTAATGCTCATGTTGTTGTTAATAGTTTGGAGGAAAAAACTTGGATGGTGTGGTTCGCCGTTATATGCCAATCAAGGCCCTAGTGGGTTAATCGCGTTTAGATACACTGATTTAGCTCATGCTACAAAAAACTTCTCTGAACATTTGGGAACAGGTGGTTTTGGTTCTGTATATAAAGGATCACTAAGTGACTCGACTACTATAGCAGTAAAAAGGCTTGATGGTGCCCGCCAGGGGGAGAAGCAATTCAGAGCTGAGGTGAGCTCAATTGGACTGATTCAACATGTTAACCTAGTCAAATTGATTGGTTTCTGTTGCCAAGGTGATAACAGATTACTTGTGTATGAGCATATGTTTAATGGATCTCTTGATGGACATCTATTTAAGAGCAATGCCGTCCTGAATTGGGACATTAGGTACCAAATAGTACTAGGAATCGCTAGAGGACTATCCTACTTGCATCAGAGTTGTCGCGAGTGCATCATACACTGCGATATTAAGCCAGAGAACATACTGCTCGATGCATCATTTTTTCCTAAAATTGCAGACTTTGGGATGGCAGCTTTTGTGGGCAGGAATTTTAGCCGAGTCTTGACTACATTCAGAGGAACTGTAGGTTATCTCGCCCCAGAGTGGCTTAGTGGAGTTGCTATCACACCCAAAGTTGATGTTTACAGCTTTGGCATGGTACTGTTTGAGATCATATCAGGAAGAAGAAATTTACCTGAAGCATGTACTGGCAGCGGTGATCGTGTTGATTATTTCCCTGTGCAAGTCATCAGCAAGCTTTGTGGGGGAGATATGCAGAGTTTGGTCGATCCACAACTACATGGTGACTTTGATTTGAAACAGGCTGAGAGGGTTTGCAAAGTGGCATTATGGTGCATCCAAGATGACGAGTCCGATAGGCCGACGATGGGTGAAGTGGTTCGGGTTCTCGAGGGTCTCCAGGAGATCGACATGCTTCCGATGCCAAAGCTACTTGCAGCTATAACTGGACGCCCTAATGGAACTTCAGTGTAA
- the LOC119279306 gene encoding LOB domain-containing protein 4-like translates to MPAARQQQQQQQPACAACKHQRRRCTAECPLARYFPHDRPGLFRSAHRLFGVSNILKTLRRAGPDRARRDDAMRGLAYEAAAWDTYPAGGCLPAIVALESQLRQEHGILRCLQAQIHHYRRRLEPSPPLSLPPPTGDVPPAPTEGSNMHYLDEHKYVPASSGLYGNDNGDDGVVAAPSLPWKMQPQYYEGAIANMGGVVGQEENQYQLLFDHTATAGGHQHEYDEISPFLELEGIDADDHHDRTPPDESNSSNSWKKKEIKPSTKMELN, encoded by the exons ATGCCGGCggcgaggcagcagcagcagcaacagcagcccgCGTGCGCGGCGTGCAAGCACCAGCGGCGGCGGTGCACGGCGGAGTGCCCGCTGGCGCGCTACTTCCCGCACGACCGCCCGGGCCTCTTCCGCAGCGCGCACCGCCTCTTCGGCGTCAGCAACATCCTCAAGACGCTCCGCCGCGCTGGCCCCGACCGCGCCCGCCGCGACGACGCCATGCGCGGCCTCGCCTACGAGGCCGCCGCCTGGGACACCTACCCGGCCGGCGGCTGCCTCCCCGCCATCGTGGCTCTGGAGAGCCAGCTCCGCCAGGAGCACGGCATCCTCCgctgcctccaagcccagatcCACCACTACCGCCGCCGCCTCGAGCCTTCCCCTCCCCTCTCCCTGCCGCCGCCCACCGGAGATGTACCTCCGGCGCCGACCGAGGGTAGcaacatgcactacttggacgagcaCAAATATGTACCAGCATCGTCAGGATTATACGGTAATGACAACGGTGACGACGGCGTCGTTGCTGCACCGTCCCTGCCGTGGAAGATGCAGCCGCAGTACTACGAGGGCGCCATTGCCAACATGGGTGGCGTCGTCGGGCAAGAAGAAAACCAGTATCAGTTGTTATTCGATCACACTGCTACCGCTGGCGGCCATCAGCACGAGTATGACGAGATCTCGCCCTTCTTGGAACTGGAAGGCATCGACGCCGACGACCACCACGACCGCACGCCGCCGGATGAATCCAACAG CTCGAACTCATGGAAGAAGAAGGAGATTAAACCATCCACGAAGATGGAGCTAAACTAA